In Haloplanus rubicundus, one DNA window encodes the following:
- the pan1 gene encoding proteasome-activating nucleotidase Pan1, whose translation MTDTVDDVDLPYDDEATSQQEKIEALRERLDVLEGQNEEMRDKLLDANAENNKYQQKLERLTHENKKLKQSPLFVATVQEVNDEGVIIKQHGNNQEALTEVTEEMKSELEPDARVAVNNSLSIVKRLDKETDVRARVMQVDHSPDVTYADIGGLESQMQEVRETVEMPLDRPEMFQQVGIDPPSGVLLHGPPGTGKTMLAKAVANQTDATFIKMAGSELVHKFIGEGAKLVRDLFEVARENEPAVLFIDEIDAIASKRTDSKTSGDAEVQRTMMQLLSEMDGFEERGEIRIIAATNRFDMLDPAILRPGRFDRLIEVPKPDEAGREIIFQIHTRNMNVADDVNFVELAEMADDASGADIKAVCTEAGMFAIRDDRTEIYMDDFVAAWEKISAETADDSVSRAFA comes from the coding sequence ATGACCGATACTGTGGACGATGTCGACCTCCCGTACGACGACGAGGCGACGTCGCAGCAGGAGAAAATCGAAGCCCTCCGTGAGCGCCTCGACGTGCTGGAGGGACAGAACGAGGAGATGCGCGACAAGCTGCTGGACGCCAACGCCGAGAACAACAAGTACCAGCAGAAGCTCGAACGGCTGACCCACGAGAACAAGAAGCTCAAGCAGTCGCCGCTGTTCGTCGCGACGGTACAGGAGGTGAACGACGAGGGCGTCATCATCAAACAGCACGGCAACAATCAGGAGGCCCTCACCGAGGTCACCGAGGAGATGAAGTCGGAGCTCGAACCCGACGCGCGCGTCGCGGTGAACAACTCCCTCTCCATCGTCAAACGGCTCGACAAGGAGACGGACGTTCGCGCCCGCGTGATGCAGGTGGACCACAGCCCCGACGTGACCTACGCGGACATCGGCGGCCTCGAATCGCAGATGCAGGAGGTTCGCGAGACGGTCGAGATGCCGCTCGACCGCCCCGAAATGTTCCAGCAGGTCGGCATCGATCCGCCGTCGGGCGTCCTCCTCCACGGTCCGCCGGGGACGGGGAAGACGATGCTCGCCAAAGCGGTCGCCAACCAGACCGACGCCACCTTCATCAAGATGGCCGGCTCCGAACTCGTCCACAAGTTCATCGGGGAGGGCGCGAAACTCGTCCGCGACCTCTTCGAGGTGGCCCGCGAGAACGAACCCGCCGTCCTCTTCATCGACGAGATCGACGCCATCGCGTCGAAGCGGACGGACTCGAAGACGTCCGGCGACGCCGAGGTCCAGCGGACGATGATGCAACTCCTCTCGGAGATGGACGGCTTCGAGGAGCGCGGCGAAATCCGCATCATCGCGGCGACCAACCGCTTCGACATGCTCGATCCGGCCATCCTTCGCCCCGGCCGGTTCGACCGCCTCATCGAGGTGCCCAAGCCCGACGAGGCGGGCCGCGAGATCATCTTCCAGATCCACACCCGCAACATGAACGTCGCCGACGACGTGAACTTCGTGGAACTGGCCGAGATGGCCGACGACGCCTCCGGCGCCGACATCAAGGCCGTCTGCACCGAGGCCGGCATGTTCGCCATCCGCGACGACCGCACCGAGATCTACATGGACGACTTCGTGGCGGCGTGGGAGAAGATCAGCGCCGAGACGGCCGACGATAGCGTCTCGCGGGCGTTCGCGTAG
- a CDS encoding MarR family transcriptional regulator: MSTTEAVTRDEGADRWADVRDLPPSAKLVAKVLDYNETLSQSQLAEETLLPPRTVRYALTRLEDADAVESRFSFSDARKRLYSLKI, translated from the coding sequence ATGAGTACGACCGAGGCAGTCACCCGCGACGAGGGCGCGGATCGGTGGGCCGACGTGCGCGACCTGCCGCCGAGTGCGAAACTCGTCGCGAAGGTCCTCGACTACAACGAGACGCTGAGTCAGAGCCAGTTGGCCGAGGAGACGCTGTTGCCGCCGCGGACGGTCCGGTACGCGCTGACACGGCTCGAAGACGCCGACGCCGTCGAGTCACGGTTCTCCTTCTCCGACGCGCGCAAGCGCCTCTACTCCCTCAAGATTTAA
- a CDS encoding metallophosphoesterase family protein, which yields MTRVIHTGDTHVGYRQYHSPERRQDFLDAFEAVIDDAVDGDVDDEGSKTPRADGAAVDSEGSKTPRANGEAVDAVVHAGDLFHDRRPDLSDLLGVLSALRRLDAADVPFLAVVGNHEATRGSQWLDLFENLGLAIRLDAEPTVVGDTAFYGLDHVPRSRRDDLDYDFASPPADADATALVAHGLFTPFPHADWDTEALLDAATVDFDAVLLGDNHAADTAQVADTWVTYCGSTERASTDERDARGYNLVEFGADAGGSATVDIRRRSLDTRPFAFVDVELAAGEGVERVRERVREYDLSDAVAVVSITGDGDPVTPAAVEDAALEEGALLARVTDHRAVGGETAEATPDVDFADPDAAVRERVREMELSDLGRRLDETIRDDAVADSNVRDRVASAVGEAVAAGALDGSPADGEAADSDAAAGEDDGIDDRRDQVSMEDFL from the coding sequence ATGACACGGGTGATCCACACCGGCGACACCCACGTCGGCTACCGACAGTACCACTCGCCGGAGCGCCGGCAGGACTTCCTCGACGCGTTCGAGGCGGTGATCGACGACGCGGTCGACGGTGACGTCGACGACGAGGGATCGAAGACCCCTCGGGCCGACGGCGCGGCCGTCGACAGCGAGGGATCGAAGACCCCTCGGGCCAACGGCGAAGCCGTTGACGCCGTCGTCCACGCCGGCGACCTCTTTCACGACCGCCGTCCCGACCTCTCCGACCTGCTCGGCGTCCTCTCCGCCCTTCGGCGTCTCGACGCCGCCGACGTGCCCTTCCTCGCCGTCGTCGGCAACCACGAGGCGACCCGCGGGAGCCAGTGGCTCGACCTCTTCGAGAACTTGGGGCTGGCGATCCGGCTCGACGCCGAACCGACGGTCGTCGGCGACACCGCCTTCTACGGCCTCGATCACGTCCCTCGCTCCCGGCGTGACGACCTCGACTACGACTTCGCGTCTCCGCCCGCCGACGCCGACGCGACGGCACTCGTCGCCCACGGCCTCTTCACCCCATTCCCGCACGCCGACTGGGACACCGAGGCGTTGCTCGACGCGGCGACGGTCGACTTCGACGCCGTGTTGCTCGGCGACAACCACGCCGCCGACACGGCCCAAGTGGCCGACACGTGGGTGACCTACTGCGGCTCGACCGAGCGGGCGAGTACGGACGAACGCGACGCCCGCGGCTACAACCTCGTCGAGTTCGGCGCCGACGCGGGCGGATCGGCGACCGTCGACATCCGACGCCGGTCGCTCGACACCCGGCCGTTCGCCTTCGTCGACGTGGAACTGGCCGCGGGCGAGGGGGTCGAGCGCGTCCGCGAACGCGTCCGCGAATACGACCTCTCGGACGCCGTCGCGGTCGTCTCGATCACCGGCGACGGCGACCCCGTCACGCCCGCGGCCGTCGAGGACGCGGCGCTGGAGGAGGGCGCCCTGCTCGCGCGCGTCACCGACCACCGGGCGGTCGGGGGCGAGACGGCCGAGGCGACGCCGGACGTGGACTTCGCCGACCCCGACGCCGCCGTGCGGGAGCGCGTGCGCGAGATGGAGCTCTCGGATCTCGGCCGCCGACTCGACGAGACCATCCGGGACGACGCGGTGGCCGACTCGAACGTCCGCGACCGGGTCGCGTCGGCGGTCGGGGAGGCCGTGGCGGCGGGCGCGCTCGACGGATCGCCGGCGGACGGCGAGGCGGCGGATTCGGACGCTGCGGCCGGGGAGGATGACGGCATCGACGACCGACGCGATCAGGTCTCCATGGAGGACTTCCTGTGA
- the rad50 gene encoding DNA double-strand break repair ATPase Rad50 — MKFDRIRLRNFRPYADADLDLRDGVTVIHGLNGSGKSSLLEACFFALYGSKALEGTLDDVVSNGAEEAEIDLWFTHADAAYHVHRRLRASGERTTTADCVLEGPDATVEGARDVRAFVVDLLRMDAEAFVNCAYVRQGEVNQLINASPAQRQDVIDDLLQLGRLEAYRDRAGDARLGIEDVRSGKRGELRKVESQIEEKEAENLYAALDDLESTLSEVDSQIDHYETQREKAQETKSEAEAVLEEYESKRAELDSVEGDIDDLEAAIHEAESERETLRERVTEARERIDELDEKVDDRLDAAGLDAATEAAVDRRRDELGEREAEIRETRTEANASATGLRNQATNLAEKADDLADRAADVEERAAELRAEADDAEATAEEREARVADLENEAAELAARFEDAPVDRGEAATRRDDLRERRGEVRERVAELEAKLESATERVAEAEALLAAGKCPECGQPVADSPHADPEDDRERVAELESELADAREQVTTLDDRIDALDELVAAEERLAEIETEHDRLEDRVTEAHETAAEKREAAEKREAEATDLRERAAETREVATQKRDEADEAAARVDELTAELESIAEARERVDAISERLERIADLEDEIERRRERAAGIEETNDERRERLAEKRDRRDELRDAVDEDAIESAREQRANAEEYLENVADELDALGERRDSIQTKIGGVRGEIEALESLRDERDELAECVAALDALHEEAERLEATYGDLRAELRQRNVETLERLLNETFDLVYGNDAYAHLRLNGEYELSVVQKDGSELDPTQLSGGERALFNLSLRCAIYRLLAEGIDGAAPMPPLILDEPTVFLDSGHVSRLVDLVAEMRDMGVAQIVIVSHDEELVGAADDLVRVEKDPRTNRSTVTRAESAVDELAAGITDDD, encoded by the coding sequence GTGAAGTTCGACCGGATTCGCCTGCGGAACTTCCGCCCGTACGCGGACGCCGACCTCGACTTGCGCGACGGCGTGACGGTCATCCACGGCCTCAACGGGAGCGGCAAGTCGTCGCTCTTGGAGGCGTGTTTCTTCGCGCTCTACGGGTCGAAAGCGCTGGAGGGGACCCTCGACGACGTGGTCTCCAACGGCGCCGAGGAGGCCGAAATCGACCTGTGGTTCACCCACGCCGACGCGGCCTACCACGTCCACCGTCGCCTCCGGGCGTCGGGCGAGCGGACGACCACCGCGGACTGCGTGCTGGAGGGACCGGACGCGACGGTCGAGGGCGCCCGCGACGTGCGGGCGTTCGTCGTCGACTTGCTGCGGATGGACGCCGAGGCGTTCGTCAACTGCGCGTACGTGCGGCAGGGCGAGGTGAACCAGTTGATCAACGCCTCGCCGGCCCAACGGCAGGACGTGATCGACGACCTCCTGCAGCTCGGGCGACTGGAGGCGTACCGCGACCGGGCCGGCGACGCTCGACTCGGCATCGAGGACGTGCGCTCCGGGAAGCGGGGCGAACTCCGGAAGGTGGAGTCACAGATCGAGGAGAAGGAGGCCGAGAACCTCTACGCCGCGCTCGACGACCTGGAGTCGACGCTGTCCGAGGTGGATTCGCAGATCGACCACTACGAGACACAGCGCGAGAAGGCCCAAGAGACGAAAAGTGAGGCCGAAGCGGTGCTGGAGGAGTACGAATCGAAGCGGGCCGAACTCGACTCGGTCGAGGGCGACATCGACGACCTGGAGGCGGCGATCCACGAGGCGGAGTCGGAGCGCGAGACGCTGCGTGAGCGGGTAACCGAGGCGCGCGAGCGGATCGACGAACTGGATGAGAAGGTCGACGACCGCCTCGACGCGGCGGGGCTGGACGCGGCCACGGAGGCGGCCGTCGACCGGCGGCGTGACGAACTCGGCGAGCGCGAGGCCGAGATACGGGAGACCCGAACCGAGGCGAACGCGTCGGCGACGGGGCTCCGGAATCAGGCGACGAACCTCGCGGAGAAGGCCGACGACCTCGCGGATCGGGCGGCCGACGTCGAAGAACGCGCGGCGGAGTTGCGCGCCGAGGCGGACGACGCCGAGGCGACGGCCGAGGAGCGCGAGGCGCGCGTCGCCGACCTGGAGAACGAGGCGGCCGAACTGGCCGCCCGGTTCGAGGACGCGCCGGTCGACCGCGGCGAGGCCGCGACCCGGCGGGACGACCTCCGCGAGCGCCGCGGTGAGGTCCGTGAACGCGTGGCCGAACTCGAAGCCAAACTGGAGTCGGCGACGGAGCGCGTCGCGGAGGCCGAGGCGTTGCTGGCGGCGGGGAAATGCCCCGAGTGCGGGCAGCCGGTCGCGGACTCGCCCCACGCCGACCCCGAGGACGACCGCGAGCGGGTCGCGGAACTGGAGTCCGAACTGGCCGACGCACGCGAGCAGGTGACGACGCTCGACGACCGGATCGACGCGCTCGACGAGTTGGTCGCGGCCGAGGAGCGACTGGCCGAAATCGAGACGGAGCACGACCGGCTCGAGGACCGCGTGACGGAGGCCCATGAGACGGCCGCAGAAAAACGCGAGGCGGCCGAGAAGCGTGAGGCGGAGGCGACGGACCTGCGCGAGCGTGCCGCCGAGACCCGGGAGGTCGCGACCCAGAAGCGCGACGAGGCCGACGAGGCCGCGGCGCGGGTCGACGAGTTGACCGCCGAGCTGGAGTCGATAGCCGAGGCTCGCGAGCGCGTCGACGCCATTTCGGAGCGCTTGGAGCGAATCGCCGACCTCGAAGACGAAATCGAGCGTCGTCGCGAACGGGCGGCGGGCATCGAAGAGACCAACGACGAACGCCGGGAACGGCTCGCGGAGAAACGCGACCGCCGCGACGAACTCCGCGACGCCGTCGACGAGGACGCCATCGAATCGGCCCGCGAGCAGCGGGCGAACGCCGAGGAGTATCTGGAGAACGTCGCGGACGAACTGGACGCGCTCGGGGAGCGACGCGATTCGATCCAGACGAAAATCGGCGGCGTCAGAGGTGAAATCGAGGCGCTGGAGTCGCTTCGGGACGAACGCGACGAACTGGCCGAGTGCGTCGCCGCCCTCGATGCCCTCCACGAGGAGGCCGAGCGCCTCGAAGCCACGTACGGCGATCTGCGCGCGGAGCTTCGCCAGCGCAACGTCGAGACGCTCGAACGCCTCCTCAACGAGACGTTCGACCTCGTCTACGGCAACGACGCCTACGCCCACCTCCGCCTGAACGGCGAGTACGAACTCTCGGTCGTCCAGAAGGACGGCAGCGAACTCGATCCGACCCAGCTGTCGGGCGGTGAACGCGCCCTGTTCAACCTCAGCCTGCGGTGTGCGATCTACCGGCTCCTCGCGGAGGGGATCGACGGCGCGGCGCCGATGCCGCCGCTCATCCTCGACGAGCCGACCGTCTTTCTCGACTCGGGGCACGTCTCGCGGCTGGTCGATCTGGTCGCGGAGATGCGCGACATGGGCGTAGCGCAGATCGTCATCGTGAGCCACGACGAGGAACTCGTCGGCGCGGCCGACGACCTCGTGCGCGTCGAGAAGGATCCGCGGACGAACCGCTCGACGGTGACGCGGGCGGAGTCGGCGGTCGACGAGCTAGCGGCCGGCATCACCGACGACGACTGA
- a CDS encoding DUF7346 family protein yields MRTVRDDEGRRYLLVKRSSESSLVRDPDTGAEEYVSNADLTVEDDASPLSTAAGAVPASVRRVLTATPNDRALGLLVELVDRGPVGVRTLLDAYDLCESDLHGLLAEFRAAGLVAETTVVGERGYEATETTRDAVARLRATEE; encoded by the coding sequence ATGCGAACCGTTCGGGACGACGAGGGCCGGCGCTACCTGCTCGTGAAGCGCTCGTCCGAGTCGAGTCTCGTCCGTGACCCCGACACCGGCGCCGAGGAGTACGTGTCGAACGCCGACCTCACGGTCGAGGACGACGCCTCGCCCCTGTCGACCGCCGCGGGCGCCGTCCCCGCGTCGGTCCGGCGCGTCCTCACCGCGACGCCGAACGACCGGGCGCTCGGCCTCCTCGTCGAACTCGTGGATCGGGGACCGGTCGGCGTGCGGACCCTCCTCGACGCGTACGACCTCTGTGAGAGCGACCTCCACGGCCTGCTCGCGGAGTTCCGGGCGGCCGGACTCGTCGCCGAAACGACCGTCGTCGGGGAACGCGGCTACGAGGCGACCGAGACGACCCGGGACGCCGTGGCGCGGCTCCGGGCGACCGAGGAGTGA
- a CDS encoding DUF7322 domain-containing protein, producing MFDPWPDEPEETNPESRWGDPERDLPRIPEPAVAEEDVDPEILETFWRSVVLANVALFGLSLGPMLVYFRGWWLWGGAAIAFGALAGLRVYHHYRAFERRHGDGEEPRSADGDGDAERNA from the coding sequence GTGTTCGATCCGTGGCCCGACGAACCCGAGGAGACGAACCCGGAGTCGCGCTGGGGTGACCCGGAGCGCGACCTGCCACGGATTCCGGAGCCGGCAGTGGCGGAGGAAGACGTCGACCCCGAGATTCTGGAGACGTTCTGGCGGAGCGTCGTCCTCGCCAACGTCGCCCTCTTCGGCCTCTCGCTCGGCCCGATGCTCGTCTACTTCCGCGGCTGGTGGCTGTGGGGTGGCGCCGCCATCGCCTTCGGCGCCCTCGCTGGCCTCCGAGTGTACCACCACTACCGCGCCTTCGAGCGGCGCCACGGCGACGGCGAGGAACCACGGTCCGCGGACGGCGACGGCGACGCCGAACGGAACGCCTAA
- a CDS encoding DUF7331 family protein yields the protein MSLRTTLVTMSDHVDAGRWDSTDTRRPDHDGIDTVEAYEVEDGTVLYDAENPLAWVESSTAVPIRELA from the coding sequence ATGTCACTTCGTACCACGCTCGTGACGATGTCCGACCACGTCGATGCAGGCCGGTGGGACAGTACGGACACGCGACGTCCGGATCACGACGGTATCGACACCGTCGAGGCGTACGAAGTCGAAGACGGGACCGTACTCTACGACGCGGAGAACCCGCTCGCGTGGGTCGAGTCGTCGACGGCGGTGCCGATTCGCGAGCTGGCCTGA